From the genome of Atribacterota bacterium, one region includes:
- a CDS encoding DUF3048 domain-containing protein, with amino-acid sequence MVGYRSERRKQRSKSFLGRSFLISLILNIIFILAFNNFISFDFINIPEIEEIIMVTLVELPSIQNPTTVRPEITREEPIAEISVRPRVEPSLPEPAKIQEIETKPMVERQEIQEESSPRVEVKMPEIDIQAKEEIAPIKEEISLRHDVQIAARDLSPSIASRREIEGEVLEEGEFEIQAKLGLEGRERIESTYGTVVTPGEFSTLPKTVEKESPFGKRALAIMVDNARDSRPQSGLENANIVYEVLAEGGITRFLAIFATQEADKVGPIRSARPYFITKTLEHNAIYVHAGESPDAAIFIREERIDDINELIHFQPFWRIQERKPPHNLYSSTERLREEAKRLGYIEMVNKGDYQFEIDSNEKLNGKEVNKIDIKYNVNYTVSYKYIPEIQRYIRFINEEPHVDIETGRQLQAKNIIIQHSDKKILDSEGRLAIDFIGTGTGLIIYNGKSEEITWSKETLSSKTYFFNKDGNRLAIQPGNVWIQIIHPDTEIIY; translated from the coding sequence ATGGTAGGATATAGATCAGAAAGAAGAAAACAGCGTTCAAAGAGTTTTTTAGGGCGTTCATTCCTAATTTCATTAATTCTTAATATTATATTCATTCTAGCTTTTAATAATTTTATATCTTTTGATTTTATAAATATTCCAGAAATAGAAGAAATAATAATGGTTACTTTAGTAGAACTACCTTCCATTCAAAATCCTACTACTGTTAGACCTGAGATTACTAGGGAAGAACCAATAGCAGAGATAAGCGTTAGACCGAGAGTAGAGCCCTCATTACCTGAACCAGCCAAAATACAGGAAATTGAAACTAAGCCAATGGTGGAAAGACAGGAAATACAAGAAGAAAGCAGTCCTAGGGTTGAAGTAAAAATGCCAGAGATTGATATTCAAGCTAAGGAAGAAATAGCGCCGATTAAGGAAGAAATATCGTTAAGGCATGACGTGCAAATAGCAGCAAGAGACTTGAGTCCTAGTATTGCTAGTAGAAGGGAAATTGAGGGAGAAGTATTAGAAGAAGGAGAATTTGAAATTCAAGCTAAGCTGGGTTTAGAAGGAAGAGAACGTATTGAATCTACTTATGGGACAGTTGTAACTCCTGGCGAATTCAGTACTTTACCAAAAACAGTAGAAAAAGAATCTCCTTTTGGCAAAAGAGCACTGGCGATTATGGTCGATAATGCCAGGGATTCTAGGCCGCAAAGTGGATTAGAAAATGCAAATATTGTCTATGAAGTACTTGCAGAAGGTGGAATCACACGTTTTTTAGCTATTTTTGCCACACAAGAAGCTGATAAAGTTGGGCCTATTCGAAGCGCTAGGCCATATTTTATTACTAAAACTCTTGAGCATAATGCTATTTATGTACATGCTGGAGAAAGTCCTGATGCAGCAATATTTATAAGAGAAGAAAGAATAGATGATATCAATGAATTAATTCATTTTCAGCCTTTTTGGAGAATTCAGGAACGTAAACCTCCTCATAATCTTTATTCTTCCACTGAACGACTTAGAGAAGAAGCCAAGAGATTGGGTTATATTGAAATGGTCAATAAAGGTGACTACCAATTTGAAATTGATTCAAATGAAAAACTTAACGGGAAAGAAGTTAATAAGATAGATATTAAATATAATGTTAATTATACTGTTAGTTATAAATATATCCCTGAAATTCAAAGATATATTAGATTTATAAATGAAGAGCCTCATGTTGATATTGAAACAGGTAGGCAGCTACAGGCTAAAAATATTATTATTCAACATAGTGATAAAAAGATATTGGATTCTGAAGGTAGGCTGGCCATCGATTTTATTGGTACTGGAACTGGATTAATTATTTATAATGGTAAATCAGAAGAGATTACCTGGTCTAAAGAAACATTAAGTTCTAAAACATACTTTTTTAATAAAGATGGAAACAGACTGGCAATTCAACCTGGAAATGTCTGGATACAGATAATTCATCCAGATACAGAAATAATATATTAA
- a CDS encoding MotA/TolQ/ExbB proton channel family protein — MFELFNKGGFLMYPIFFCSLLAIAIFFERMFYLKSIKTSTRKFSSRISDLIRKGNINFAITACRKNYSPISQIILSALLKYGSSRGEIKETIEDTANQEISILEKNLPVLATVGNIAPLLGLLGTVFGMIKGFQVISSMGVGNPEALAGAISEALLTTAFGLSVAIPTIVAYNYLINRVDRQIKEMEATSIEILELLSIKREVNEEEVKIDEILSSQ; from the coding sequence ATGTTTGAATTATTTAATAAAGGCGGTTTTTTGATGTACCCCATATTTTTCTGTTCCTTGCTAGCCATTGCAATTTTCTTTGAGAGGATGTTTTATTTAAAAAGTATTAAAACTTCTACCAGAAAATTTAGTAGTCGTATCAGCGATTTGATTAGAAAAGGAAATATTAATTTTGCAATTACTGCCTGTCGTAAAAACTATTCACCCATATCACAAATAATTTTATCAGCTTTATTGAAATATGGTAGCTCAAGGGGAGAGATAAAAGAAACAATTGAAGATACTGCTAATCAGGAAATATCAATTCTAGAAAAAAACTTACCGGTACTGGCTACTGTAGGAAATATTGCTCCTCTGTTAGGTTTGTTGGGTACCGTATTTGGTATGATAAAAGGATTCCAGGTAATTTCATCAATGGGTGTTGGGAATCCCGAAGCTCTAGCTGGAGCAATTTCAGAGGCTTTATTAACTACAGCTTTTGGACTTTCAGTGGCTATTCCTACTATCGTTGCTTATAATTATCTGATAAATAGAGTAGATAGACAGATAAAAGAAATGGAAGCAACTAGCATAGAGATTTTAGAATTATTATCTATTAAGAGGGAAGTTAATGAGGAGGAAGTGAAAATAGATGAAATTTTATCATCCCAATAG
- a CDS encoding biopolymer transporter ExbD, giving the protein MKFYHPNSKTLKFDLTPLIDVVFLLLIFFMLTTTFINVESGVKVDLPSGDFAAVNEQRNVVVTITENNVIYVNNRLIDPNNLSEIVREEIKDSSKSLVVLEADQNITHGKVVRVMDLIKKGGAERIAIATKPREE; this is encoded by the coding sequence ATGAAATTTTATCATCCCAATAGTAAGACTCTTAAATTTGATTTAACTCCATTAATTGATGTAGTATTTTTGCTACTTATCTTTTTTATGTTAACTACCACATTTATAAATGTAGAAAGTGGAGTTAAAGTAGATTTACCCAGTGGTGATTTTGCAGCTGTAAATGAGCAAAGGAATGTAGTTGTTACTATTACTGAGAATAACGTAATTTACGTTAATAATCGATTAATCGATCCAAATAATTTATCTGAGATAGTGAGAGAAGAAATTAAAGATAGCTCTAAATCTCTGGTTGTTTTAGAGGCAGATCAAAATATTACTCATGGCAAAGTTGTTAGAGTTATGGACCTTATAAAGAAAGGTGGAGCAGAAAGGATTGCCATAGCTACTAAACCAAGAGAAGAGTAA